The segment CATTGAGATCTCGGCAGGCCCGGAGATAACTGTGCAGAGTCCGCATCAGGCCGGTACCCTGGCAGCTAGGAAATCGAACAGCGTTACCATCAGAGCGGGCAAAGTAAATGAGGACGCGCTCAGCGGTACTGAAGTTACGATCAAGTTCACGCTCAAGTCCGGCGGTTCAGAGACAGCAAAGCTACTGCAGATCAAACTTTATAACCAGAACCAGAAAGTCGGGACTGTCAACACCGACAATGTCAATGTACGCAAGGGCCCTGGAACCGGTTACTCAATACTCGGCACTGTGCAGAAGGGGACCAAGGTCGTGACTACGGGCATGGAAGGGAACTGGTACAGGATCGTGATCCCGAACAACGGCAACGGCTATATTTACAAAGATCTTGTCACCCTCGACTGATACTTGGCAGGTGAGAATCAATGAATTTCCAGGGCTGGGCGCAAACCCAGCCCTGGTTTTTCCATTACTATTCAGTCACACCATTTGTAGTTGTCAGCATGTGCATCTGCCTGTGGCAGGAATTTAATTCTTCGTCCCTGCGATGTTTAGAGGATCAATGCTGATCTTAGCCGGCAGTTCTGGCACTGCGACGTCCCTGTCCCCATGTTGAGTCGGAAGCCTGAGAATCATCCCTCCAGGGGGGGTGGCAGTCCCTGTAGCTGAGAATTCGATCTTTTTGCCGATTTTCCTGACCGAGTAACTCAGCATGCCGTAATTGGTCGGGAGATTTTTGACAGTAACGCCACTCTTGAGCCAGTCCGCGTCGATTCCTGCGCAGAGGATCAGTTTGTCCCCTGATTCATAGACCAGCATAGTCCTGACTGCGTCGATGAATCCCGAACCTACCCAGGTGTGCGGCATGTCGCCGATGTAGGAAGGCTCCCTGGGATTAGCATGCACAAGTTCAGCCATGTGATTCCACGCATAAGGGCGGACCGAACTGGCGGTGAGGTATCTGAGCATGGCAAGAGCCCTGTCGCGCTGCCCCATTCTGACGAAAGCGTTGGCGGAGCGCACTTCATAGGGAGTGAATGTCCTCTCATGCCCTGGAACAGTACCCTTGCGGAATTCCTCGTAATAGCGGTCGAAAGTGTGTTTCAGCTGCTCTTTCGGGAGATTGTCGAGCTCCCCGCAGGCCACGACCGCTATGGCGGTTGAGGTGGCGTCGAAATCCGCCTTTTCCGTGCAGCCGGGAATATAGTCGATATTCCGGCTTGAAATCACCAGATTGAGAGAGTCATACAGGCATTTGCTGAAGTCTGTGAGTTCGGCCTGCAGCATGGAGGCGTTCTCCTTGTCCCCCAGCAGCTCAGCGAGATAGATCGCATCCTTGATGCCGCGCAGGACGAAAAAATCATCCCAGTAACTGTGCATTCCGGGGTAATATCCTTCATGGCTGTTCGAACCGGGCAGTATGCCGTAGTTCGGGGCCTGCCTGGGATCGTTTTTTATCGCCTCGGTCATGGTGGAATGTCGCAGGTCTCGGGCGAATTTCAGGGAAGCGAGCACCTTGGGATAAACGAGTTTGAGATACTCAATGTCATGGGAATAGTCGAAGTAGTTGCGGACTGCATAGGGATATTCACCCTGGCTGTCAAATTCCTTTCCATCAGTGGAACTGTCATTTACGAAAGCCGGAGTTTTCCCGTTCTCAAATCTCATGAACGGCACATAGCCGTTGTCCGGGATTATGGTAGCAACCGCCTCCAGCCAGTCCCTGACTTCATTCACCAGTCCCATCCTCATCAGAGCGATGCCGGTGAGTGCGCCGTCCCTGATCCAGGAATGGGAGTAATTGCGCGATCCGGGCTGAATCCATGGCCCATCCTTGTTGATCAGGACATAGGCCAGGTTGGATTTCACCACGTCAGTCAGCCTCTTTTCCGGAATCCTGATTTCCACCCTGTTCGTAAGTTCACTCCAGCGCTGTGCCTCGGCAGATCTCGCAGATTCAAAGGAAAAACCGGCCAAAGCGCTTGGGGAGAATCCCCCTTCCATCGGATACGCGACGAGGATGTCTTTTTTCTGCCCGGGCTTGAGATCCAGGCTGAACAGCACTGCTGCGGAAATCGCGCCTTCCTTGCTTCTGATGATTGGGGAATCCGGAAGAGATCCGTTCCTGACGCAATCCATGATTTCCGAAGTATCGAACTCCATGGCGGCCATCGAAAGGGGCCGGCTGAGTGCAATCAGTCCCGGCTGCCCGTTGATGCGGAGATATGAAAAATCGTCGCAGTTCAGGCATTCGCATCTGTCGATCGGGCTGAATCCTCCGTGCTGCCAGGTCGGATTCAACTGCAGCGGCCTCACTACCAGGGCCAGCTTTCCCTTGAAAGCTTCCTTTTTATTGTTAGTGAAAGAGTATCTTACCGCTGTATGCGACTTTCCAAGAGTACCTGTACCGACGGCTGTGATTTTCAGATCCCAGCCCTTAGTCTCCCATCTGACGGTCGGGATCGGCAGATATCCGTCCTGAAGGCTCTGGGACACCTTGCAGTCCAGGGCCGTCCGGAGCTTCTTCCCGTCCAGCACGAACGGCATCACGCTGAATCCATTTTTGAAGGGTTCGACTGCACCGGTCTCAGAGAACACACCCTCGTTTTTCTCGATCGGGATACCGACTACTGTCCAGAATTCCTGTTTCCAGGAAAGCCACATGGGGTATTCTCCCGGGTGTTTCCCGGACAGTGCCAGATAGGGTTTCGTTCTGTCTGCCTTTTCTTCGGACCCCTTGAATTCATAGCCAAGCAGATCGAATCCTTTTCCCCCGCAATTAATACGGATGCCACTGACTTCCACGGAGTCGAAATAATCCCATTGTTCGCCTGATTTCCCCCTGGCAGTGCTGTAAACCTCTTTCCAGGCTTTACCGTCAGAAGTGGCTTCCAGAAAGTAAGAGACAGGATATTTTTCACCCCATTTCAGGATTATACCGCCAAGAGGCATCGGCTTTGGCAGGCTGACCGTGAAACACGAGCGGTCACTTCCGGCGGTGAGAATGGGGGCGTCTTTACCGTCGATGAATCCGATTTCCCAGATCGAAAAGGCCCAGCTGCCTGTCCCACGTTTGATGCATTCGAGCTTCACTGCTGTTGCAGTGACAGGTTCGAAATGGATGATATCTGTATTGCCGTCCGAAGTGCCGGTTTCATAAACCTTATGCCACCCGCCTGACCCGCTTTTCACTTCGATCGCGTATTTTTCCGCATGAGCATATTCCCATTTGATTACTATTCCACAGATCGAACGCGGGGAATCAAAATCCGCCTGCCACCATTGATTGTCTTCAGGCGCGCTGATCCAGCGGGTGTTCGGGTCTCCGTCAACTGCTAACTGCGCCGGGCATGTTTCCATGGAAGCCGAGGCAATGGCTGTAATGGCGGATTGGGCATCCACCTGAAGCGCAAACAGGAAAATTGTCACAAGAAGCAGGATTGAATTTTTTGGCACGATTCCTCCTCAAATGATGGACGCCTCCATTTTACACCTGAACGAACCTTTCAGTCACTAGTGATCGGATAATTACAGCGTGCGCTTTGGAATATTTTGTGTTTTACTATCAATATATTTCAGATAATTCTGGAGGTTTCATGAAGTCCCTGGCCATGATGTTTTTTCTCACCTTAATCGGCACACCGCTTGTTGCAGCGCAGGGTAACGTGATTGAATATTCCGGCAAAACTCCGGCAGGGCTTGTCGGCAACGGCAGAAGCGTAGTGAAAGTGCGATCCGACGGATACGAATTTCATACCGGAGGCGATGCGGCCGGAACCTTCGAGATCTTGATAGACGGCCATCCGGTCGGAATATCCTCGAAGGATGCAGGTTCAGTTTTCTTTCCAGGGGGTGTGGTTTACTCTCTTGCGGTGCATGGACTGAAAGTGGAGATTCTGCACGGCGCGACTGAGGAAAATCCGTATGTCCTGGCCGTCAGGGTGGCAGGTAAGAAGAAAAGCATAGCCCTGAAAATCAGCCAGCATGGCGCACCTGCTCTTTCCCGTTCCGGGCTGATCCCCATCGAGATGAAGAAAAACAAGGGAGAACTGATTCTATTCTCCGGGACAAAAGCTCCTCACGGCACTTTCAGCGATTTACGCAAACAATGGGAAGAGCAGTACCAAAAAGGTTTTGTCCTGAAGACCCCTTCGGAACTCGTGAACCGCGCAGTGCCTTTCAACCGCTATCTCCTTGATCTCGGATTCGACGGGCACCTGCATGTATGTGAAATCTTCCGCTGGCGCGATGTCTGGTCCCGCGATCTGGGAACCGGACTCGTACCCGGGGCGATGGCAAGCGGCCAGTTCTCCCGTGCCCGCACCACGCTCGAATATGATCTCGGGCGCTATGCGGCCAATAATCCGGCTGGTCTGAAAGCGACCGAAGACCCTTCGCAGGGAGGTTCTGCAGAGGGAACCTCCTGGCTGGCGAACGCTGTCTGGCATTATTTTCTCTTAACCGGAGACAGGAAATTCCTGGCTGATGCCGAAAAAGTCCTGCTGCCGTGGGTCAACGCCTGGATCGGGCGCGATTACCGCCGCGAAGGCCTGCTGGTCGACGTGACGGAATGGATGGACCATTCGCGGTTCTTTCTTTTCCCGGATGGGGCGCGCGTCCTGTATTCCAATGCCCTGTTCGCAGATCTGCTGAACACATTTTCCATGATCGAGCGGACCCTCGGTGACTGCTCGGCAGCGTCCAGGCTGCAAAGCGTGAGAGACAGGTTCGTGGCAGCGATCAACAACGTGCTCTGGAATGAATCGACCGGCGAATACGACAATCTTTCCCTCTGGGACTTGCGGGATACGCGTTCCTCTGCGGCGGAAAACAGCCTGGCGGTTTTATGCGGCGTAGCGCCAGCGGACAGGATCGGAAGAACTCTGGAAACAGTCAAAAACCGAAACTGGCGCGCTGCAGGCTCGACCACGATCTATCCGCCGATGTCGCATGTGGAAGCCAATTGTGACCATAATTACAAGATGTGGCCCTGGTGGAACGCCGTGGAAGCACGAGCCCGGCTGCAGAACGGAGACATAGCCGGCGGGATTCACCTGCTGGAATGTTGCTCAAAAACCCTGGAAGACGAGCACTATCCCGGAATGATGGAGGAGCTGACTTCGCCTGAAGGCGTGACTGAAGGCGGGAACGCCTTCCTGAGTGCCGCCGGTTCGTATCAGTACGCAATTGTCGAAGGGCTGCTCGGAATCGAAATCCTTGAGCCAGGCTGCGCCAGGATTCGCGTATCACCGAACGTCCCTGCAGAATGGAAAGACTGGAGCGCCACGGTTCCGCTTCCCGGGGGCGAAATATTCCTCTCGCAGGAAAATGGGAAACTCTACATCCGCGTCACAGACCCCAGGGTGAAAATCGTTGAATCGGTCAGGGGCGCGGCGGTCGAAGGCGCAGAATCCGCAGCGGTTTCTCCGCGGATCTATCCGGATCTTGCAAAACTACCTTCCGTAAAGCCACTCGGCTGCCCTCAGTTGAAAAATCGCCGGGCCGCCGTGTTCCACGACGACAGTTTCCCTGCCGCATTGCCGGACGGCCTGCCCAGGAGATACGTAACTGTCGATGAGCTTTTGTGCCTGGACTCCCAAAACATCTCAGCCCTGATCGTTCCCGGAAACGCCCTTCCCCTGAAGACCAGAGCCGGAGTCGAAATCCGTCCGGCCCTCACCAGATTCCTGGACCGGGGAAATGCGATCGTCTTTTACGGAGGGACCATGCAGGACCGCTGGACAATGGGTGAAACCGGCGGAATTGTAGACTGGTATGACTACCGCCACCTGCTTGCCGGCAGCCCCCTGGACGGATGGGTTTTCAAAACCTCCCAGGCCGGGACACAGGTTTGGAGGGAAACGGAATCCGGATTCGTAAATGGCTGGTTCAGACAGGACTATCCGGATCAAGACTGGGAACCGGTCAAAATTCCCGGCACGTGGGAGGACCATCTGAAAAAATCCTATGAGGGATGGGGCTGGTACAGGCACCATTTTCAGCTTCCGGCAGAGGCCAGGGGCAGAAGCATTCTGTTCGAACTGGGGGCAGTTGACGATGCTGACTGGGTCTATCTAAACGGAATTCTGGTCGGTTCGGAATGGGGCCGCGATCATTTCCAGCGCTATGCCTTGAAACCCGGCGATCCGGCCTATGCCTCGCTGAATTTCGGTAAAGACAACCTGATCGCAGTTCAGGTTGTCAACTACGGTGGAGGCGGCGGCTTATACAAAGACCCGCCCAGAATGGGTATCGAATCGGATCAATTTACCTGGGCTCCGATCGATGCCAGGACTGAAGCGACTCTGCTGGAACCCAAGCGATTCGGGGTCATTTCCTGGGGAAAAGGCGATTTCTTCAATTCCTGGGAAACATCGCGCGGCGCGTTCGGGTTCAAGATCGCAGGCAGCGGGATCGAATTCAGCGGGCCGCTGGCCGGGATGCCTTCCATCTCTGGCAGTGTCCAGGAAGCATTCACTGATTTCGCGATCAGTTCACCGCTGTTCTTCCAGCCACTGGCATTCACAAAGACTGACAGAAAGCTTCTGAGCCCTGATGACGGCGAACGCTATCCCTGCCTGGCCAGGGTCGTGAATACCCGGACCGGCGGAGAATTCATCATGATTCCCGTTTCAGTCACCGGAGCATGTCCGGAAGTGCTGGAAAAGCTGGGAATCAAATGAATGGGTTAGTCCGATACTTGACAAGGTAAAGTTCAGCGATGCTGCTTTTTCGATTCAAACACTTTGCAGTCGTCGATCAGTTCATAGGCATTCTGATAACGCTTGGCAGCATCCTTTTCAATCGCCTTCATCACTATCCGGTCAAGTTTCTGAGACACCTCAGGCACAATCCCGGATGGCGGGGGAGGTGAGGTGTTGAAAATCTTGTACAAGGCCTGCTCGGGGTTATTTCCCTTGAAAGGTAAGGTGCCTGTCAGGAATTCGTAAAGCGTCACTCCCAGCGCGTAAATGTCCGTGCCTTCGACAATGTCGCCACCCCTGAGTTGTTCGGGGGGCATGTAGTAAAGAGTGCCGAACACCTCGCCGGTTCCGGTCATGGATGCTACATCCAGAACCTTGGACAGGCCGAAATCCATGATCTTGGCGAGACGATTCTGGTGCAGCATGATGTTGTCAGGCTTGATGTCGCGGTGGATGATGTTGTGGCTGTGGGCATAGGCAAGGGCTTCGGCCACCTGGAGGGCGATGCGCGCCACATGCTGCGGCTGAAGCCTGCCGAGGCGGTCCAGGATTTTCCTGAAGCTCTCGCCTTCCACGTATTCCATCACGATGTATGGTATCTCCCCTTCGACGACCTCGAAGATCCTGACGATTCCAGGATGATCGAGCCTCTGGGCGGCCAGCCCGTCCCTTTTGATGAAGCGGCGGATGAATTTCAGATTGTCGCGGTATTTTTCCGCAAGCACCTTGATGGCGACTGTCCGGTCGCGCTTGATGTCCAGTGCCTTGAAAACCACACCCATGCCGCCCATGCCGATCTTCTGGAAATCTTTGAAATTTCCAGCCAGGCCATCGATTATCAGGCCGGGGTCCGCGGAATCCGCGAACAATTCATAGGCAAGAGCCTGCTTCGCCTTGAGAGCCGGTGGCCCAATCTTTCCCAGTTCGCGCAGTTTGACCGTCAGCCAGGAATCATCCTCTTCGGTCAGCTTCCTGGTTTCTGCAGACATGGAATCCAGGTCGATCCGGTACTGCTTGAAATAATCGCGGGATTTAGCCGATTCCCCCAGTTTTTCAAGCGCTGTTCCCATCAGAAAATTAAAGCTGGTAAACAGGACCGGGCATTGACCGTGGAAAAGCTTTCCGATTGCCTGAAGCCTTTCCAGGGCTTCCACGAATCTGCTGGAGAAAAGCAGCAATTCACAATAGGAATAATTCACTCTGACCTTGGGAGCGAAGTCGTCCACCTGGTCGATCGTTTCCAGCGCTTTTGCAAAATAATCTTCAGCAACATCTTCTTCCCCCAGCCTGAGATACGCCCTACCGATATCGGCATGCGTCCAGGCCGTAAAAACCGCGGAATTGGA is part of the Candidatus Wallbacteria bacterium genome and harbors:
- a CDS encoding discoidin domain-containing protein, yielding MPKNSILLLVTIFLFALQVDAQSAITAIASASMETCPAQLAVDGDPNTRWISAPEDNQWWQADFDSPRSICGIVIKWEYAHAEKYAIEVKSGSGGWHKVYETGTSDGNTDIIHFEPVTATAVKLECIKRGTGSWAFSIWEIGFIDGKDAPILTAGSDRSCFTVSLPKPMPLGGIILKWGEKYPVSYFLEATSDGKAWKEVYSTARGKSGEQWDYFDSVEVSGIRINCGGKGFDLLGYEFKGSEEKADRTKPYLALSGKHPGEYPMWLSWKQEFWTVVGIPIEKNEGVFSETGAVEPFKNGFSVMPFVLDGKKLRTALDCKVSQSLQDGYLPIPTVRWETKGWDLKITAVGTGTLGKSHTAVRYSFTNNKKEAFKGKLALVVRPLQLNPTWQHGGFSPIDRCECLNCDDFSYLRINGQPGLIALSRPLSMAAMEFDTSEIMDCVRNGSLPDSPIIRSKEGAISAAVLFSLDLKPGQKKDILVAYPMEGGFSPSALAGFSFESARSAEAQRWSELTNRVEIRIPEKRLTDVVKSNLAYVLINKDGPWIQPGSRNYSHSWIRDGALTGIALMRMGLVNEVRDWLEAVATIIPDNGYVPFMRFENGKTPAFVNDSSTDGKEFDSQGEYPYAVRNYFDYSHDIEYLKLVYPKVLASLKFARDLRHSTMTEAIKNDPRQAPNYGILPGSNSHEGYYPGMHSYWDDFFVLRGIKDAIYLAELLGDKENASMLQAELTDFSKCLYDSLNLVISSRNIDYIPGCTEKADFDATSTAIAVVACGELDNLPKEQLKHTFDRYYEEFRKGTVPGHERTFTPYEVRSANAFVRMGQRDRALAMLRYLTASSVRPYAWNHMAELVHANPREPSYIGDMPHTWVGSGFIDAVRTMLVYESGDKLILCAGIDADWLKSGVTVKNLPTNYGMLSYSVRKIGKKIEFSATGTATPPGGMILRLPTQHGDRDVAVPELPAKISIDPLNIAGTKN